The following nucleotide sequence is from Hevea brasiliensis isolate MT/VB/25A 57/8 chromosome 7, ASM3005281v1, whole genome shotgun sequence.
TGAAGACCGGAATCAGATTAGGCAGCGCAGGAGGTAACCTAATATGCCATCATGTTCTTTTAGATATTTTCTAAGTTCCTTTCTGCCAAAGTCCTATTCATACTACAcattcaaaatagaaaaaatcTCAATGGACTTTTCCTAATATAGCAGTTTAATCCCATTAGCACCTAGTCACTCCTTTGTTGTAACTGCGGCCATTCTTACAATTATGAATGTTTTAGctcttatttcattttttttttctaaatcctTTTTTCTGAATTCAAAGAAGTGATTTAGTTTGTCATATTGGCATCTTAGGGAGCAGTATACCATATGGAAAGATGAATGTAAAAATTTGGTTCCAGTAATTGGTAGTGGAAAGTTTATTACAACACCTATCATTACTGATGATGGCCAGCCAATAATTGATTCTTCAACAAACAATGCTGAAGGAGGGCTTGTTAATAATGCTGTTTCAGACAATAAAGCAATTCAGTGGATGCTTGTTTTGCATCAAATTGGTATGTATATGGTGCAAGATCTCTCAATTCTTTTTTTACTGAGTCGATTTTCTCTTTGCATTGGTTTTTAGGAAAGTGATTTATGCCTATATGCCGGACACAATCCTTTGTGACTAGTAAATGTCCTTTCACTCACAGTTTTTAAGCAAGTAGACTACTAATGAATTACTGTTTGTAGGTCAAACCAATTTGACACTTGCTTTGTAATTTGTAAATATAACGTTTCTGATGCAAACCAACTTTGTCAAGGGTGCCAAAGATTTGTTATCTGAAACAGGGTCTGTCATGGAAAACCTGCAAACTGAAAGTGCACTTGTTGCTAAACCATGATGTCTTTGTACCTTCTGACAAAGCTTGATGTAGCTAGTGAAATTTCTTTCTTGTAGGTTTAGATGTTGTACGCACAGATCAAACACTTGCCTTTTATGAAAGTGAGACTAACCAGGCAAAACTTTGGGATGTTCTTGCACTTTATGCATGGGTGGATAATGACATTGGTTATGTCCAAGGTGAATTACagtgaattgcataaatttaatgTCAAACTGAAGTAATTTTGATGTCAGAAATATATATTTCATGGCAGGAATGAATGATATTTGTTCTCCAATGGTAATTCTTCTTGAAAATGAAGCAGATGCCTTTTGGTGTTTTGATCGTGCAATGCAGAAACTGGTATACATTTTTTCATGCCCGCAAAAGCTTGACTGCCCTTTTTGCCAGACTACAGTCCCTAGCTGCGATGTTGCTTTTTCTTCTTCCCCATTTTTGACTAATTCATTTAAATTTGTGATCCTAAACAATTTTTTAGAAAAAAGTAATCCTTGTGATTGCATCTGTTAATGTTTTAGTTATCCTCTTGCCTTTGTGTTTCATAACAGAGAGAAAACTTCAGGTGCAGCGCAAGTTCAATAGGGGTGCAAACTCAGCTGAGTACACTCTCGCAAGTCATTAAAACTGTTGATCCAAAGCTTCATCAACACCTTGGTATTTGTTCCAGTTGCTAAACTTTTAATTGGTTAAGTCTATGTGTACTGCTTAATCCATGGCATTAAGAACTTGGCTGTTTTATTTGATATCACTTGACATTTTATATCATCTGAGGGAGATAGCCAAAAGAATTACTGGGTAAAATTGGAAGCTcgaattgaagaaaatatgcTTAAATGACAATAGCCTATGTGCCTAAGCGGTGGCAGAAACAGGGACCAGTACATATAGATAATATCAGTAACATTGCTCTCTGCATACATGCATGTTGACCAAACTTTATTGATAAATTAAAAACTCAATTTTACATTTGACAGAGGAGCTTGATGGTGGTGAATATTTGTTTGCATTTCGCATGTTGATGGTACTTTTTCGAAGAGAGTTCACTTTTGTGGATGCATTATATCTTTGGGAGGTAAGAAATTATTAGTGTATTTATGTAAAATtctctcataaattcattaagggCCTGTTATTTTGCTTGGGATCTAGAGGACAGAATTAAAAATATGGAGGCTTTGAGTTGAATTAAATGTGGTAGTACTTCGCAGATTTTATTAGTCAAGCTTATATAAAGACAGTAATATAGATTGGTTTCAGCTGATGTGGGCCATGGAGTACAACCCAAATATATTCTCCTTATATGAGGAGCCTAATGCTGTCAGTGCCACAGATAAGAGTAATATAAC
It contains:
- the LOC110650311 gene encoding rab GTPase-activating protein 22-like isoform X1 — its product is MVGCEVFTSMLLKKSEGGEELGTFYPIRPEYQEDAPRTRFRPRAGKTLSPRRWHAAFSEDGHLDIAKVLRRIQRGGIHPAIKGLVWEFLLGCYDPNSTFEDRNQIRQRRREQYTIWKDECKNLVPVIGSGKFITTPIITDDGQPIIDSSTNNAEGGLVNNAVSDNKAIQWMLVLHQIGLDVVRTDQTLAFYESETNQAKLWDVLALYAWVDNDIGYVQGMNDICSPMVILLENEADAFWCFDRAMQKLRENFRCSASSIGVQTQLSTLSQVIKTVDPKLHQHLEELDGGEYLFAFRMLMVLFRREFTFVDALYLWELMWAMEYNPNIFSLYEEPNAVSATDKSNITMSTDELLKQCGKFERKKVKTGSTEQQSALSVFLVASVLETKNKKILKEAKGLDDVVQILAEITGNLDAKKVCDEALKIHSKYLSKAKMP
- the LOC110650311 gene encoding rab GTPase-activating protein 22-like isoform X2, whose protein sequence is MVGCEVFTSMLLKKSEGGEELGTFYPIRPEYQEDAPRTRFRPRAGKTLSPRRWHAAFSEDGHLDIAKVLRRIQRGGIHPAIKGLVWEFLLGCYDPNSTFEDRNQIRQRRREQYTIWKDECKNLVPVIGSGKFITTPIITDDGQPIIDSSTNNAEGGLVNNAVSDNKAIQWMLVLHQIGLDVVRTDQTLAFYESETNQAKLWDVLALYAWVDNDIGYVQGMNDICSPMVILLENEADAFWCFDRAMQKLRENFRCSASSIGVQTQLSTLSQVIKTVDPKLHQHLEELDGGEYLFAFRMLMVLFRREFTFVDALYLWEIGFS